The genomic segment CGTTTGGATTCTTCACTTCTTGGCCAGCACGGCTGTCATCTGGCGACAGCAATACGGTACCTTTTGGGAATTTCAGATCAAATTGCTTATCAAATACGCTAAACGCTACTTTCTTCCCTAATACATCACGATATTCAGCACCATTTACATTCGAGCTCGCATTGTAAATCTTGATTTCGTCTTTATAGGTGCTATCGCCTACTACAACCGAGAATTTTACTGTGTTTAAACCTTTTTTAAGAGCGACTGTAGATGTAAACACGTAGTAGGTTTCTGGAATTGTTTTTCCTTGGTCATCGTCGTAATAGAAATCAGGGTTTGTTGTATTCGTTACTTTCGCTTCTGTTTTGCCGAACAAAACTTTGTCCGCATTTTCCGCAAACACTTTTACAACTGCACTGTTGCTATTAACGATGATGTATGGATCGTTTTCTTTTGCTTTTACTGGGGACAGAACTTCCCAGCTGGAATATTTCTGATCGATGTTGATGTCATAGCGAATGACAGTACCATTGTCATCTTCTGCTACGATTGTGTAGACTGTTGTTCCACCCTTTTTCAGAGTCAGAGGGAAGAGCGCCAGTTTTTGTTCCTGATCTTTCGCATCGGTTACAGCATCTTGTACTTCTTCAACAAGATCCCCATATTTCTTCGTGCTCATTTTCCCTTCAAATCGGGAACGAGACTGTGAATCAATGTTGTGCTCATCGAACAGGTCTTCCAAATCGTTATTCAAAGCTGCTTCCAGACGAGTCTTTACGTATTCCTGATTCGTTGTGTCTTGATCCCAATCCCCACTCTTGTAGCGGAAATCATTGATCCGTTTTCCGTTCTTTTCGATATATACATGTGTTGCATCATTTACGGTAAAGCTCAGGCTGCTCAAGAAGTTGGCACCCGTCTTATAGGATGGGTCTCCAGCTTTTTTCATCAGCTCTTCGGTTTTACCATTGGAGATGATCTCCAGCTTCACATCCTCTACAGATGGCGTCTTGGATGTGTTGTAGGAAACATTATAAGTGAAAACCGTTTTTGGATCGTCCTTCAAAGTGATTTTCAGGACGTTGTTGCCCTTTTTATAAGCGAGTTGGTCTTTTTGGATCAGGAATGTGCCCTTGTTGGTATCGATATCGGTAATGTTGATAGTGGCTCCGTTCAACGTCGCCTCAATGTTACCTGACTTCAATACGTAGTTGTACACTTTCCCGTCAAGATTTCGGATATCGTTCTCACTCTTCACTTGATATCCGTCTTCGAAGCTGCGAACCTGTCCAGTTGCATCTACATAGGTGATTTGCGCATATGGAGTAATACGAATATCCAGTGTATAGGCAGCAGATGTCGATGCTGTACCGCCATTATATCCAATTACCAATTTACCCTGACCCTGTGGAAGCTTTCTCAGCGTAAGTGTAAATCCATCGGACCCTGCCTGGATAACATAGTCAGTTCCTGCAGCCAATGTTTGTCCGTTGTAGGTAATGTTTACAGTAGAGTTTGGATTCGAGATATTTTGTGTGACGACCTTCAATTCCAGCGGCGAAGTAACAATCGTATTTGCAGCCGTTGGAGACAACTCTTGTGCATTCGCCAAATTGATCACTTTTGTAATATTCGGCTTCGTGCTGTCCAAGTACTTGAACTCGTACTCGTAGTTCGCAACATTAATAAAGCCAGATGGAGAAGTTACGGTATTGTTCGATGCTTTTGTCAAGTATTGGTAGCTCAACGATACTTTGTACGTTTTTCCATCCTGGAAGACTCCTGCTGGTACCCCCAGAGTTACCACATATTCGGTAAAGCCGCTTTGCGGATTGCCGATCGGTGTAAATGTTAATCCACTTCCACTCTTGTATTCAGTCTTACTTCCACCTTCGGAAATCGTGACCTTGAATTCTTGGAACTGCTGCTCACCAGCAATATCTACAAATTTCAAAAGTGCCGCACCATTCAGTGTCATGGCTGGAGAATATGTTGCGCCTGTTACCGTAGATAGTTGGTTCGGCTGTAGTGATACTCCACCCAGCATTACTTTGTAAAACTGATCAGAGCTTCCGGATGATGTAGTGGTGACCAACAGCTTGCGGACGAATGTCCCTACTTCTTTATTTTGGTTAAATACTCTGATTTCCAAGGTATTTTCACCAAGCTGCGATGGTACACTCAATCCAAAAGATCCGGTGCGGTTCACCTGTGTTTTGACTACATCACCTGTACGCAGGTTTTTCACTTCAACTGTATCTGCATTAAGTGCTTTTCCGTCCATGTTCAAATTCAGACGGTTGGTCGAAGGAACTGTGATATAAGTCGGACTCGAAGTGACATTCGGATCGTTCAGTGGTGTATCATTCACTTTCAAATCACTAACGAGTGGTGTGTTGTTGTATTGAACAAAGAACTGGTAGTGCTCTTTTGTTACATTTCCCACCTTTTCATAGAAGGCGACTTGATTCAGACCTGGTTTCAGGCTGATATTGCTAAATGTAAAAGTGCTTCCGTTAATTGATGGAGCCGTATTCGATAAATCCTGGACGGTCTGGCCGTTGTTCGTAATCAGCTTGATTCGCAAGCTGCTTCCGGTTACACCACTGCCATACGTACCAATCAGTGTGATTGTGGAGTCGCCATAAACCACAGGGTTATAGGCTGTCGTTCCACCTGAGAAATTTGTAATCGAAATCGGGCTATTCTGCGAGTTGTACTCGTAATAAATAACGTCACGCTCACCTGTATTCGGTGCAAAAAGCTGTACAGCATTCAGACCAGGAGATAAATCAATATCTGGCAATACGCCTCCTGCTCCAGTTACAGTTCGAACGGTCACTCCGTTTACTTGGACTTCGACAGCCTGCGTTTTATCCACTGCAGCTGAGATGGTATACTCGTATTCCAAGCCAGTTACTGTTCGGCTTGTAACCTTTTTGGGATCGCTTTGATGCTCACCTTGCCCAAAATTCTTAAATTTTAGCGGGCCTGTTCCCGAAGGGAGAGGCGTTGGTGTGTACTGAAAGTATATCTCTGTTGTATCGTTTGTTGGATCTAGCGTTACTTTTGGTCTTACCGTAACTTTAGTCACTGCCCCACTGCTGTTCAGTTGAAAATCCGGCAGTGTAATTTTGTCGTTTGCGAACAGTTGGTTATTCGCAAGGGGAACCCCATCAATTGCTACATCAACACCTTGACCATTTTTCGAGGTATCCTTGTAAAAAAGCTCGACACCATATATCAATTTCGATTTGGTCTTGAGTGGGGTACTGTACGCATAACCGTTACCGCTACCAGTCGCAAGATAGTCAGTTGGCGTCTTGATACCAGCCCCAGTATTCCAGTTGGAACCAAGTGCCGCAAAAGCAGGTACGGCAGGCAGAACACCTGTAACAATCAGCATCATCGTCAGGCACATTGCCAGCCAGCGACGGAATTGTTGATAGGACTTGTTCATTTTTTCACCTCTCCATATTATTCTGAAATTCTTATTTGTCCCGCTCCAAAAAAGATCGGGCAGTATACTTCTCCCTTTTCTTTATCGGACAATTCCCTTCTGTACTTAAGTGTTTCCCTCCAAATTTTGGTGAAAAAAAGCCCCAGCATCAAAATGATGCCAGGGCTTTACGTATTACTAATTCGTCCGACGCTGTTGTTCGGCTTGCTTAATTTTGATCCGTCTGTACGTATTAATCAGTGGGCGATGA from the Brevibacillus brevis genome contains:
- a CDS encoding S-layer homology domain-containing protein; amino-acid sequence: MNKSYQQFRRWLAMCLTMMLIVTGVLPAVPAFAALGSNWNTGAGIKTPTDYLATGSGNGYAYSTPLKTKSKLIYGVELFYKDTSKNGQGVDVAIDGVPLANNQLFANDKITLPDFQLNSSGAVTKVTVRPKVTLDPTNDTTEIYFQYTPTPLPSGTGPLKFKNFGQGEHQSDPKKVTSRTVTGLEYEYTISAAVDKTQAVEVQVNGVTVRTVTGAGGVLPDIDLSPGLNAVQLFAPNTGERDVIYYEYNSQNSPISITNFSGGTTAYNPVVYGDSTITLIGTYGSGVTGSSLRIKLITNNGQTVQDLSNTAPSINGSTFTFSNISLKPGLNQVAFYEKVGNVTKEHYQFFVQYNNTPLVSDLKVNDTPLNDPNVTSSPTYITVPSTNRLNLNMDGKALNADTVEVKNLRTGDVVKTQVNRTGSFGLSVPSQLGENTLEIRVFNQNKEVGTFVRKLLVTTTSSGSSDQFYKVMLGGVSLQPNQLSTVTGATYSPAMTLNGAALLKFVDIAGEQQFQEFKVTISEGGSKTEYKSGSGLTFTPIGNPQSGFTEYVVTLGVPAGVFQDGKTYKVSLSYQYLTKASNNTVTSPSGFINVANYEYEFKYLDSTKPNITKVINLANAQELSPTAANTIVTSPLELKVVTQNISNPNSTVNITYNGQTLAAGTDYVIQAGSDGFTLTLRKLPQGQGKLVIGYNGGTASTSAAYTLDIRITPYAQITYVDATGQVRSFEDGYQVKSENDIRNLDGKVYNYVLKSGNIEATLNGATINITDIDTNKGTFLIQKDQLAYKKGNNVLKITLKDDPKTVFTYNVSYNTSKTPSVEDVKLEIISNGKTEELMKKAGDPSYKTGANFLSSLSFTVNDATHVYIEKNGKRINDFRYKSGDWDQDTTNQEYVKTRLEAALNNDLEDLFDEHNIDSQSRSRFEGKMSTKKYGDLVEEVQDAVTDAKDQEQKLALFPLTLKKGGTTVYTIVAEDDNGTVIRYDINIDQKYSSWEVLSPVKAKENDPYIIVNSNSAVVKVFAENADKVLFGKTEAKVTNTTNPDFYYDDDQGKTIPETYYVFTSTVALKKGLNTVKFSVVVGDSTYKDEIKIYNASSNVNGAEYRDVLGKKVAFSVFDKQFDLKFPKGTVLLSPDDSRAGQEVKNPNGDIFVDVPLYFGMADRTTGQVTIEEDNLEDRLVLESNFNYASPLYYVDAGDTEAPGGRDPYYDEGDAQDFKSRWQDNLVPSLRGTLTIKYDPSIVNAANNILTIYYHNGDEWRNIGGVVNTGAKTVQVPFAGFGYYMVMKTRESYDDVITHDFARDAIETLYAKGIMPAYSGSSFGANRDMTRGEFATMLVKALALPINAGPYKDSNERDPLEPTFTDVRPNRNTWDYEYKYIETAARAGIIRGKQPGYFRPDDSLTREEAAIMIARALNMKLATLDASKVALNKMFTDAKDVSYYAAPSVLAVSKGKLMNGEVDDPSVKKPTYSFKPTHNLTRAEMAVITVRVMVQLKKLPKQ